From the genome of Neodiprion pinetum isolate iyNeoPine1 chromosome 3, iyNeoPine1.2, whole genome shotgun sequence, one region includes:
- the LOC124214145 gene encoding putative DENN domain-containing protein 10 B, giving the protein MAPAMELLSCGIIEKDCNGDVLWTWNYPDVTESQKVLVLRKSSLQSEHNDILPFVYARHSHNSWFYIQCTEVSDSDNLPRVKQFALVLFATDFNPPKYEALCRVLSKMYCRTGNPTELLQLYLSVFTKGSCATQDNGTFVCNEYSDRKVASNSTNLRGLIKTFELKTILIYTAILLKKRIIVYHHSLEQLLRWIRTFPAFMKHRNVTEYLFPWVDLVKDEILELKGHSSYIAGCRDSLVASRAELYDLLVNLPAREITIASHAKESLTMTKTHKEIALFMVQLGDNPSYSEVQITSEISDKTQDLLNQLKSLASLTTPEGRKMVSIETFKEKNLAPAVENFLINLAIAENLIML; this is encoded by the exons ATGGCGCCAGCAATGGAGCTGCTTTCCTGCGGCATAATCG AAAAGGATTGCAACGGTGATGTTCTGTGGACTTGGAACTACCCCGACGTTACAGAATCGCAAAAAGTTTTGGTGCTCAGAAAATCTTCCCTACAATCTGAGCACAATGATATTTTACCCTTCGTCTATGCCAGACACTCTCACAACTCCTGGTTCTATATTCAATGCACCGAAGTTTCCGACTCCGATAATTTACCCAGG GTAAAACAGTTTGCGCTTGTTTTATTCGCGACAGATTTCAATCCACCAAAATACGAGGCACTGTGTCGTGTCTTGAGCAAAATGTACTGTAGGACTGGAAATCCAACAGAGTTGCTGCAGCTCTATTTATCCGTATTCACCAAAGGCTCTTGCGCAACTCAGGATAACGGAACGTTTGTTTGCAATGAATACAGCGATCGAAAAGTTGCCAGTAACAGCACCAACCTCAGAGGCTTGATAAAGACTTTTGAGCTGAAGACGATTCTTATATACACAGCGATATTGCTGAAGAAACGGATAATAGTCTACCACCACAGCCTTGAACAGCTTCTTAGATGGATACGGACTTTCCCTGCTTTTATGAAACACAGAAATGTTAccgaatatttatttccatgGGTCGACCTGGTTAAAGATGAGATACTGGAGCTTAAG GGTCATTCTTCGTATATCGCAGGGTGCAGGGATAGTCTAGTCGCTTCACGGGCTGAGCTTTACGATCTACTCGTGAATTTACCTGCAAGAGAAATCACTATTGCGTCACATGCAAAAG aaagtcTAACGATGACGAAGACACACAAGGAAATAGCCTTGTTCATGGTCCAGCTCGGAGATAATCCATCTTACTCGGAGGTGCAAATAACATCAGAGATCTCAGATAAAACACAAGATCTTTTGAATCAGTTAAAATCGTTGGCAAGTTTAACAACGCCTGAAGGTAGAAAAATGGTATCCATCGAAACGTTTAAAGAGAAAAACTTAGCCCCTGCAGTCGAGAACTTTCTCATCAATTTAGCAATCGCCGAAAACCTAATCATGCTGTGA
- the LOC124214144 gene encoding beta-alanyl-bioamine nonribosomal peptide synthetase ebony, protein MGSLKQLSVLKGENTGRKNEEVFVHKIFSQVAANNLNRTAIVYEDEFGKDRSLTYSQLEARTNQLSRVLAKRCRRSSSLDALVAISMQPTDRLPTLLLATLKAGMAYLPLDPGFPAPRVKHILNEAEPLLVVAEDGADMTIYEGTPVVTYETLLEEASKESTEPMNLDTCSDLAIVLYTSGSTGVPKGVRLLHETLMNRLRWQWRVLPYSSTEERCVFKTALTFVDSVPEIWGPLLQGRSIVVVPKHVTKDPQRFIQLLEKHKIERLVLVPSLLRTLLMYLEMQDKELLQSLKLWVCSGETLAISLAEQFLARFRSGEHVLANFYGSTEVMGDVTYHLINHPQQLKGLDKVPIGKPLDNTAVYLVDKEMQLVPQGEVGELVCAGKNLAAGYVKGRDPHRFLDNPHAVDPEYSRIYRTGDYARIVKGIMIYEGRTDAQIKIRGHRVDLAEVERAVVASPAVDKAVVLCFKPGELSQALISFVTAKDNIHISGLQIESYLHTILPPYMIPQVIVIDSIPLLVNGKTDRQTLLMQYELMSNKEEIAVDCNYENVPLSLLPAAQVLFPTVASVVGRSARAAVTIDANFYELGGNSLNSIYTVTRLRDQGYQIGITDFISAKNMGDILQRMNVDSDSDTDGSANGEQYVFEELNNSHKEDVVEMITDSFYSKADLEKWLMPDITREDYSDLMHKLWDPLVEKGLSFIVKSTSGEALSVALNFDARDEPEVTINSKLTVIFEFLEYLEGPIREGQLPKGKGQILHCFMMGTNSSLTSAENIALMREMEEHVLRVARQKGFAGIFTTNTSPLTQQLGTDIYNYEVLHDYQVNKYIAPDGSMPFGNAPDSQRAICCWKSV, encoded by the exons ATGGGTTCGCTAAAACAGTTGTCAGTTCTCAAAGGAGAAAACACAGGCAGAAAGAACGAGGAAGTATTCGTTCATAAAATATTCTCTCAAGTGGCGGCCAACAATCTGAATCGCACAGCAATTGTCTACGAAG ACGAGTTTGGCAAGGACAGAAGTTTGACTTACAGTCAGCTCGAAGCGCGAACCAATCAGCTGTCACGGGTCCTAGCAAAACGCTGTCGTCGATCCAGCAGCCTCGATGCCCTCGTAGCAATTTCAATGCAGCCTACGGATCGTCTTCCGACTCTCTTGCTGGCTACGTTGAAGGCCGGAATGGCTTACCTTCCGTTGGATCCAGGGTTTCCAGCTCCCAGAGTTAAGCATATCCTGAACGAAGCCGAGCCCCTCCTCGTGGTCGCCGAAGATGGAG CCGACATGACAATATACGAGGGCACGCCTGTCGTTACATACGAGACGCTTTTAGAAGAAGCCAGCAAAGAGTCGACGGAGCCCATGAATTTGGACACGTGTTCTGACCTGGCGATCGTTTTGTACACTTCGGGAAGCACGGGGGTGCCGAAAG GCGTTAGACTGCTCCACGAAACTCTGATGAATCGGCTCCGCTGGCAGTGGAGGGTGCTGCCTTATTCGTCGACTGAGGAGAGGTGCGTTTTCAAAACTGCACTGACTTTCGTCGACAGTGTGCCCGAAATCTGGGGCCCTTTGCTTCAGGGAAGGAGCATCGTCGTTGTTCCAAAGCATGTCACAAAGGATCCGCAGAGGTTCATTCAGCTTCTGGAGAAACACAAG ATCGAACGACTCGTACTTGTCCCGTCTTTGCTGAGGACTCTCCTAATGTACCTGGAAATGCAGGACAAGGAACTCCTTCAGAGCCTGAAACTCTGGGTGTGCTCGGGCGAAACTTTGGCTATTTCATTGGCCGAGCAGTTCTTGGCCAGATTCCGGTCCGGCGAACATGTTTTGGCTAATTTTTACGGCAGTACAGAAGTTATGGGGGACGTTACATACCATTTGATCAATCACCCTCAACAGCTCAAGGGTCTGGACAAAGTACCGATCG GCAAGCCGTTAGATAATACTGCCGTATACCTTGTTGACAAGGAAATGCAGTTGGTGCCGCAAGGAGAAGTCGGGGAGTTAGTTTGCGCTGGTAAAAACTTGGCAGCTGGTTACGTCAAAGGAAGGGATCCGCATCGTTTCTTAGACAATCCACACGCTGTGGATCCAG AATACTCGCGGATTTATCGAACTGGTGACTACGCCAGGATCGTAAAAGGCATAATGATTTACGAGGGGAGGACTGACGCCCAAATTAAAATCCGAGGACACAGGGTTGACCTCGCAGAAGTGGAAAGAGCTGTCGTGGCATCCCCTGCTGTCGACAAAGCGGTCGTTCTCTGTTTTAAACCCGGTGAACTTTCGCAG GCACTCATTTCGTTTGTGACGGCCAAAGACAACATACATATTTCCGGACTGCAGATCGAATCTTATCTGCACACCATTCTACCGCCTTACATGATACCGCAAGTGATAGTGATTGATTCCATTCCTCTATTGGTGAATGGAAAGACTGACAGACAGACACTGCTGATGCAATACGAATTGATGAGCAACA AAGAGGAAATCGCCGTCGATTGCAACTACGAAAATGTCCCGCTGTCTCTTCTCCCTGCAGCTCAAGTACTCTTTCCCACGGTAGCATCAGTGGTCGGACGTAGCGCTCGAGCAGCAGTGACCATCGACGCTAACTTTTACGAGCTGGGAGGAAACTCTCTGAATTCGATCTACACCGTTACCAGACTTCGCGACCAGGGCTACCAGATTGGAATAACTGACTTCATAAGCGCAAAGAACATGGGGGATATACTGCAGAGGATGAATGTCGACTCAGATTCCGACACCGATGGCTCTGCCAACGGAGAGCAGTACGTTTTTGAGGAGCTCAATAATTCCCACAAAGAAGACGTTGTCGA GATGATCACGGACAGTTTTTACTCGAAAGCTGACCTGGAGAAGTGGTTGATGCCTGACATTACCAGAGAAGATTACTCAGATCTGATGCACAAGCTTTGGGATCCTCTGGTAGAGAAAGGATTAAGTTTCATAGTGAAATCCACGTCAGGCGAGGCGCTAAGCGTCGCGTTGAATTTCGACGCGAGAGACGAGCCTGAGGTTACGATAAATTCAAAACTGACAGTAATATTTGAGTTTTTGGAGTACCTTGAGGGGCCAATCCGAGAGGGACAGCTGCCCAAGGGGAAGGGACAAATTTTGCACTGTTTTATGATGGGAACCAACAGCAGTCTCACTTCAGCTGAGAATATCGCTCTTATGAGGGAGATGGAGGAACATGTGCTCAGAGTCGCCAGGCAGAAGGGCTTCGCTGGCATATTTACAACAAACACCAGCCCGCTCACACAG CAACTGGGTACCGATATCTACAACTATGAAGTCTTACATGACTACCAAGTCAACAAATACATTGCGCCCGATGGTTCGATGCCGTTTGGAAACGCGCCAGACAGTCAAAGAGCAATCTGCTGTTGGAAAAGCGTTTAG
- the eIF3a gene encoding eukaryotic translation initiation factor 3 subunit A, which produces MARYGQRPENALKRANEFIEVGKPARALDTLQEVFRNKKWTYNWSESVLEPIMFKYLDLCVELKKSHIAKEGLFQYRNMFQSVNVGSLENVIRGYLRMAEEKTEAARKQSQQAVIDIDDLDNLATPESILLSAVSGEDAQDRSDRTILTPWVKFLWESYCQCLELLRTNAHVETLYHDIARMAFQFCLEYNRKTEFRKLCEKLRKHLEEICKLPPLVSNVSINKAETQQLNLETRLNQLDSAIQMELWQEAYKAIEDIHGLMNLSKKPPVPKTMANYYQKLAMVFWKAGNYLFHAAALFKLLQLSREMKKNMSLEEQQRMANRVLLATLSIPLPSAHPEFDRFIETDKSPLEKAQRLAVLLGLTQPPTRVSLLKDIVRLNVVNLASPHLQDLYSWLEVEFHPLELCTRVETIIQSLQADENSPLVQYVPALQDVTLVRLVRQISQVYQTVQFARLIELAKFTTDFHLERLLVDCVRYNDMQIRIDHGKKCIHFGVDLSEAQREDHPDGPVLQAMPSEQIRCQLVNMATVLHRAVAVINPNKKKVEREKLRTQLVAHYHETKVKEHQRILGRHKIIEERKEYIEHINNVREEEEMRRQEELQRQQKQVEQKRLELEREEREKKRYQSEMQQIKERHLKERMQQISQTKHGQRVLSKLDGDEKLDAEQIAVREAEELQKERREMQQKLKSQEKKVDYLERAKRLEEIPLLEKAVEEKNELAKQQWEQQEAERIAAAIEERQQAVKTRERMARMKEDHDTFLERILAERRNIYLEKLNNYEVMIREERARRLLERKIERKEERRIKWERERAEAAERKRLEEQRAREEEERKQLEELRLQREEEERILREEEEAKEQERMAKLERQAEIRRAREAEIERKQEEDRAKSADTWRRGVDREVPRDRDFRDGPRDRDIKESTRLDGPPRPSMDSSWRRGDAPRDEGSRDEPERWKRRELETRRDDDNVEGGWKRREPERRDNRDEDDRFNRREPLKDGEEGERWKRLKEPEEGDRWKRPIRDRDDNRDREDGDRWKRRTDDRDRDRGERFERREPGGRGGFDRMNRDDRSGMDRDRDRGGDRDRDRDRGMGGGGSWRDAPREAPTPRSEGPPRGREERGEKDTRFRRDGPPRSSGNLEWRRGDAPPPRDSPRDPLKREERRDDRDRKEERPPPRREERREPPPAENEGWSTVSRR; this is translated from the exons ATGGCAAGATACGGGCAGCGACCCGAAAATGCTCTGAAAAGAGCCAACG AGTTCATCGAGGTTGGAAAACCGGCGCGGGCATTAGACACCCTTCAGGAAGTGTTCCGGAACAAGAAATGGACGTACAATTGGTCGGAGTCGGTCCTGGAGCCGATAATGTTCAAGTACCTGGACCTCTGTGTGGAGTTGAAGAAATCTCACATAGCAAAGGAGGGTTTATTCCAGTACCGGAACATGTTCCAGTCCGTCAACGTCGGGAGTTTGGAAAATGTGATTCGCGGGTATTTGCGGATGGCCGAGGAGAAGACGGAGGCCGCACGAAAGCAGAGTCAGCAGGCGGTCATCGACATTGATGATTTGGACAACCTTGCGACCCCGGAAAGTATATTGCTGTCTGCGGTTAGCGGTGAAGATGCGCAGGATCGCAGCGACAGAACAATCCTGACACCGTGGGTAAAATTTCTCTGGGAATCGTACTGCCAGTGTCTGGAATTACTGAGGACAAACGCTCATGTCGAGACACTCTACCACGACATCGCAAGGATGGCGTTTCAGTTCTGCCTAGAGTATAACAGGAAGACGGAATTCCGAAAGCTCTGTGAAAAGCTGCGCAAGCATCTGGAAGAAATCTGCAAGCTCCCGCCACTGGTTTCAAATGTCTCGATAAACAAAGCTGAGACTCAGCAGCTGAACTTGGAGACCCGTCTGAACCAGCTCGATTCCGCCATACAGATGGAGCTGTGGCAGGAGGCATACAAAGCCATCGAGGACATCCACGGGCTGATGAATCTGTCTAAGAAACCTCCGGTACCCAAAACCATGGCCAATTACTACCAGAAGTTGGCTATGGTCTTCTGGAAGGCTGGTAATTACCTTTTCCATGCCGCCGCCCTTTTCAAACTCCTTCAACTCTCGagggagatgaaaaagaatatgTCGCTGGAAGAGCAGCAACGCATGGCGAACCGAGTTCTCCTCGCCACGTTGTCCATTCCTCTACCTTCGGCGCATCCAGAATTCGACCGTTTCATTGAAACGGACAAAAGTCCGCTGGAAAAGGCTCAGAGACTGGCGGTTCTGTTGGGTCTCACTCAGCCACCGACCCGGGTTTCGCTACTGAAGGACATCGTCAGGCTGAATGTTGTCAACCTGGCCTCACCGCACCTCCAGGACCTCTACTCGTGGCTCGAGGTGGAATTCCATCCGTTGGAATTGTGCACCCGTGTTGAGACCATCATTCAGAGTCTACAAGCCGATGAAAACAGCCCGTTGGTTCAGTACGTACCTGCACTACAGGACGTCACGTTGGTTCGTCTTGTTCGTCAGATATCGCAGGTCTACCAGACAGTTCAGTTTGCACGGCTGATCGAGCTCGCCAAGTTCACGACCGATTTTCACCTCGAGAGACTCCTCGTAGACTGCGTCAGGTACAACGATATGCAGATAAGGATCGACCACGGTAAGAAATGCATACATTTCGGGGTCGATCTCTCCGAAGCTCAGAGGGAGGATCATCCCGATGGGCCAGTTCTTCAAGCCATGCCTTCGGAGCAGATTCGGTGCCAGCTGGTAAATATGGCAACGGTTTTGCACCGTGCGGTGGCGGTAATTAATCCGAATAAGAAGAAGGTTGAGAGGGAGAAGCTAAGAACTCAGCTGGTGGCTCATTATCACGAGACGAAGGTGAAGGAACATCAGAGGATTCTTGGCCGGCACAAGATCATCGAGGAGAGAAAGGAGTACATAGAACACATCAACAATGTcagggaggaggaggagatgAGGAGGCAAGAGGAACTCCAGCGGCAGCAGAAGCAGGTTGAGCAGAAACGACTGGAGCTCGAgagggaggagagagagaagaaacgaTACCAGAGCGAAATGCAGCAGATCAAAGAGCGTCACCTCAAGGAGAGGATGCAGCAGATATCGCAGACAAAGCACGGGCAGAGAGTGCTCTCCAAGTTGGACGGTGACGAGAAGCTAGACGCGGAACAGATCGCGGTTCGCGAAGCGGAGGAACTTCAAAAGGAGCGTAGGGAAATGCAGCAGAAGCTCAAATCCCAGGAGAAGAAGGTCGACTATTTGGAACGAGCCAAACGGCTCGAGGAAATTCCACTTTTGGAGAAGGCTGTCGAGGAGAAGAACGAACTCGCTAAACAGCAATGGGAACAGCAGGAGGCTGAGCGAATCGCGGCGGCGATCGAGGAGCGACAGCAGGCGGTAAAGACGCGTGAGCGCATGGCCAGGATGAAGGAGGACCACGACACGTTCTTGGAAAGGATTCTAGCCGAGCGTAGGAACATTTATCTTGAGAAGTTGAACAACTACGAGGTGATGATACGCGAGGAAAGAGCCAGGCGACTCCTTGAGAGGAAAATTGAACGCAAGGAGGAGCGCAGAATCAagtgggagagagagagagccgaGGCTGCGGAGCGCAAACGACTCGAAGAACAGCGAGCcagggaagaggaggagagaaAACAGCTTGAGGAACTGAGACTCCAGcgcgaggaggaggagagaatATTGCGAGAAGAGGAGGAAGCCAAGGAGCAGGAACGGATGGCCAAGCTTGAGAGGCAGGCCGAAATACGAAGGGCACGAGAGGCAGAAATCGAGAGGAAACAGGAAGAGGACAGGGCCAAGTCGGCTGACACCTGGAGGCGTGGCGTAGACAGGGAAGTGCCGCGTGATCGCGATTTCAGGGATGGACCGCGGGATCGTGACATTAAGGAATCGACTCGTCTGGATGGACCACCGCGCCCAT CCATGGATTCGTCCTGGCGCCGCGGCGACGCACCGAGGGATGAAGGATCCCGCGACGAACCTGAACGATGGAAACGTCGGGAGCTTGAGACTCGGCGGGATGACGACAACGTCGAAGGTGGATGGAAACGACGCGAGCCTGAGAGGCGTGATAATCGCGACGAGGACGACAGATTCAACCGTCGTGAGCCTTTGAAGGATGGCGAAGAGGGCGAAAG atGGAAACGACTGAAAGAACCGGAAGAGGGAGACCGATGGAAGAGGCCGATCAGAGACAGAGACGATAATCGGGATCGGGAAGATGGCGACAGATGGAAGAGGCGGACTGATGATCGCGACAGAGATCGTGGAGAAAGATTCGAAAGGAGAGAACCTGGAGGAAGAGGTGGTTTCGACAGGATGAATAGGGATGATCGATCCGGTATGGATCGCGACCGTGATCGTGGAGGCGATCGTGATCGAGACAGAGACCGCGGAATG GGCGGTGGTGGCTCCTGGCGCGATGCTCCAAGGGAAGCCCCAACTCCTCGTTCAGAGGGACCACCCAGAGGTCGCGAAGAACGCGGTGAGAAGGATACGCGCTTCAGGCGCGATGGCCCGCCCAGATCTTCCGGTAATTTGGAATGGCGACGTGGAGATGCGCCGCCTCCACGTGACTCACCGAGAGATCCTttaaagagagaagaaag ACGAGACGACAGAGATCGTAAGGAAGAAAGACCGCCGCCGCGCCGGGAAGAGCGAAGGGAACCACCGCCTGCGGAAAACGAGGGATGGTCAACGGTGAGCAGGCGTTAG